From one Rhopalosiphum padi isolate XX-2018 chromosome 2, ASM2088224v1, whole genome shotgun sequence genomic stretch:
- the LOC132918899 gene encoding probable inactive peptidyl-prolyl cis-trans isomerase-like 6, producing the protein MNIQVVGCILSNSFHLTKYILLNLVKHRHDLINKYVIKGVMDIEWTRCLWKINQILGGVKRQNTVAIFINENYIGNCIEFQNYMSFKYNITMSVWSLNYKQLALIDVENYYNNDKSTFVRMVFEVNNWEIGHVVFALFDKLVPKTCKYFKQLCNNKIEGYLNSSVHRIDINNGFIQAGRIINQIAYLKKENFLVSHDRRGVLSLASRQTYFNGPEFIISFQPNPWMNNKYVAFGHAVEGEKTLKLIEKLSNAHEICNQQIRITSCDVLLNCNTRSVVETKLDTFLYSIIDKIILKAMYINSYGKPRPLHKPIITNLQYIESIIQTITTNVMSKIKDFAQSQENIPFKDYSKLPGSIPSAPSICKDEIKKHSLIKLTPYYIGFNGTTSNIHKIDKTMLTIKSKQPKHTGACSKIKIDKNVKYGINLPTNHKDYWKYKKIYNCIAN; encoded by the exons ATGAACATACAAGTTGTAGGGTGTATATTATCTAATTCTTttcatttaactaaatatatattactt aatttGGTGAAACATCGGCacgatttaattaataaatatgttattaaaggTGTTATGGACATTGAATGGACGAGATGTTTATGGAAAATAAatcaa ATTCTCGGTGGTGTGAAACGTCAAAATACTGTAGCAATATTTATCAATGAAAACTATATAGGCAATTGTatagaatttcaaaattatatgagcttcaaatacaatattactatgAGTGTGTGGTCTCTGAATTATAAACAACTTGCATTGATTgatgttgaaaattattataataatgataaa TCGACATTTGTACGTATGGTTTTTGAAGTTAACAATTGGGAAATTGGTCACGTCGTTTTTGct ttgtttgataaattagttccaaaaacatgtaaatatttcaaacaattatgtaataataaaattgaaggaTACTTAAATAGTTCTGTTCACAGGATCGatataaataatggttttattcaaGCCGGgc GAATCATAAATCAAATtgcgtatttaaaaaaagaaaacttcTTAGTCAGTCATGATAGAAGAGGTGTGCTGTCATTAGCTAGTAGACAAACATATTTCAATGGTCcggaatttattattagttttcaaCCAAATCCTtggatgaataataaatatgtagcgTTTGG ACATGCTGTCGAGGGCGAGAAaaccttaaaattaattgagaAATTGTCGAACGCACATGAAATCTGTAACCAACAAATACGTATAACTTCCTGTGATGTACTACTAAACTGCAATACTCGTTCAGTCGTTGAAACAaaattagatacatttttatattctattattgacaaaattatactCAAAGctatgtatataaattcataCGGCAAACCCAGACCTCTCCATAAACCCATCATCACAAATCTTCAGTACATAGAATCGATTATTCAGACCATAACAACCAATGTTATGAGTAAAATTAAAGACTTTGCACAATCTCAAGAAAATATACCATTTAAGGATTATTCAAAACTACCTGGTTCTATTCCGAGCGCGCCATCTATCTGCAaggatgaaataaaaaaacattcacTCATAAAGTTGACgccatattatattggtttcaATGGAACTACAAGTAACATACACAAAATTGATAAAACTATGTTGACAATTAAATCAAAACAGCCAAAACATACGGGAGCttgcagtaaaataaaaatcgacaaAAATGTCAAGTATGGTATAAATTTACCAACAAATCATAAGGACTattggaaatataaaaaaatttataactgCATTGCCaattga